One genomic segment of Sphingobacteriales bacterium includes these proteins:
- a CDS encoding CotH kinase family protein produces the protein MAKKLHLILILTILGIWLVGGSTYFVPLMAQNLHLNEASNANYQQLIDEDGKEENDWIELYNSGITPINLSDFYLTDSPNEPDKWALPNQTLEAGNYLTVFASGNSLKPEPDTTSGLWRTAIYATDNWQWLFNNQAPPTNWTATDFDDLTWNAGPGGFGYGDADDATLIEPNPTTNPSGVVYGIYIRKKFTVSNPAIIAKALLHIDFDDAFAAYLNGIEIARWGLVGTPPAFDEACPDHEASGYQGLPIDAFSIDLPTLEAALKIGENVLSVEVHNSSPTFSSDLSLAPWLSFYITDGSTPYGQVPNWFYDPNDPNQNDPKWLHTNFKISSAGETVYLFDSDLNLVDSLLVPSLQVGHSIGRQPDGGVGICLFTQPTPQQTNNDAICFVGYLPPPTYSLPAGYYEKTQVLKLSTPSPSAVIRYTTDGSYPVQTSTIYANPIPIDATQVIRACSYSTDPNMLPSEAVANTYFITDSSTVPVIAVSINPNDLFDVNNGIYAYGPNADISSFPFYGANFWDKNTWRDAHIEYFNADGNREFNLSGQLRIQGNWARGFPQKGLTFRKYDWTSSPAIEYALFPDKPHIETFDNFNMRTGSIDWNTVHARDDIMQTGVKDLAIETMATNTCLVYLNGQYWGVYHLREKQDDQYLANNTGVNPDSVDLIRYDYEVMEGSEQGFLQLYNFISNNNMADPEMFAQAGQMADLENWADYFISETYYANIDWLGWYVNNIKIWRPQTPNGRWRYILWDTDLGMGCPSGGWYGYDMLGLAIFQAANRHSEMMLRLLQNPMYANYFTNRYADLMNTVFQPDNFNKKAIEKITNQMRPEMERHFKKWNYPGYEPWDGYGWGASVDTTSWNSAINVMYDFTQYRLEYARNYVQNNMQLFNQVEIVVDAYPAGAGKIKINTITPALPFAGVYFDGAPITVTAIPNPGYTFVNWGVNNFIDDPLSNSFTANITENTNFQAYFAGEAEYPAPLTISEINYHPDETHPSGDWLELHNYGDNPLYLADWVIQGEKAWEKNILPTQMVLPPNGRAVICQNPNAFAAQYPEVTNVWGPLNFSLNNKEQRLLVLSNNADTVVNLTYTDAAPWPCTPDGWGRTLELTQPDANPALPQNWFDGCVGGSPGKAYAPCNELPVVSELHYNPALAANCSDWIELFNASFVDTLNLTNWKLRDENDNLYVFPDNITLAPQTFLVLAQDTTAFNAIYKVANLPITTLLGPLKFGFSGSGEILRLFDASGILQYSLCYDDAAPFPTEPDGKGYTLQIKKAKNNPNDGKNWIAGCYGGTPGSQYDADCCTAPLAPKNLTIEGLEKICKNNTATYTTEFRPYWQYEWVITPPDAGTITTGQGSHTVTVLWKNATPGNIAINVMGK, from the coding sequence ATGGCAAAAAAACTACACCTAATATTAATTCTAACAATTTTAGGCATTTGGTTAGTTGGTGGTAGCACTTATTTTGTGCCTTTAATGGCACAAAATCTGCACTTAAACGAAGCCAGTAACGCCAACTATCAACAACTAATTGACGAGGATGGTAAAGAAGAAAACGACTGGATTGAACTCTATAATTCGGGCATAACCCCTATAAATCTAAGTGATTTTTATTTAACCGACTCGCCCAATGAGCCGGATAAATGGGCTTTGCCCAACCAAACACTTGAGGCAGGTAATTATTTGACTGTTTTTGCATCGGGCAATAGCTTAAAACCGGAGCCCGATACTACGAGCGGACTATGGCGTACCGCTATTTATGCCACCGACAACTGGCAATGGTTGTTTAATAACCAAGCCCCACCAACTAACTGGACTGCCACCGATTTTGACGACTTGACTTGGAATGCCGGCCCCGGCGGGTTTGGCTATGGCGATGCCGATGATGCTACTTTAATTGAACCAAACCCTACCACTAATCCATCCGGAGTGGTATATGGCATCTATATCCGGAAAAAATTTACAGTATCAAATCCAGCAATAATTGCCAAAGCTTTGCTTCATATTGATTTTGACGATGCTTTTGCGGCTTATCTCAACGGAATAGAAATTGCCCGATGGGGTTTGGTAGGCACTCCTCCTGCATTTGACGAAGCCTGCCCCGACCATGAGGCATCAGGCTATCAGGGGTTGCCAATAGATGCTTTTTCTATAGACCTGCCAACCCTTGAAGCAGCTTTAAAAATAGGCGAAAATGTGTTGTCCGTTGAGGTACACAACAGCAGCCCAACCTTCTCATCTGATTTAAGCCTTGCCCCTTGGCTAAGCTTTTATATTACCGACGGCAGCACCCCTTACGGACAAGTACCAAATTGGTTTTATGACCCTAACGACCCTAATCAAAACGACCCCAAATGGCTACACACAAATTTTAAAATTAGCAGCGCGGGCGAAACTGTTTATTTATTCGACTCCGACTTAAACCTAGTCGATTCATTACTTGTGCCAAGTTTACAAGTAGGGCATAGCATAGGTCGCCAACCCGATGGGGGGGTAGGTATTTGTTTGTTTACCCAACCCACGCCACAGCAAACCAATAACGATGCAATTTGCTTTGTTGGCTATTTACCCCCGCCAACCTACTCGTTACCCGCCGGATATTATGAAAAGACACAAGTATTAAAACTAAGTACGCCTTCGCCGTCGGCAGTTATACGCTACACCACCGATGGAAGCTACCCAGTGCAAACATCAACTATTTATGCCAATCCTATACCAATTGACGCAACACAAGTAATTAGGGCGTGTTCTTATAGCACCGACCCCAATATGTTGCCCTCTGAAGCTGTTGCAAATACGTATTTTATAACCGACAGCAGTACTGTTCCGGTAATTGCCGTTAGCATAAACCCTAACGATTTGTTTGATGTGAATAATGGCATTTACGCTTATGGGCCTAATGCAGATATTAGCAGTTTTCCGTTTTATGGCGCTAATTTTTGGGATAAAAATACTTGGCGCGATGCCCATATTGAGTATTTTAACGCTGATGGAAACCGAGAATTTAATTTGTCCGGACAACTGCGCATACAAGGCAATTGGGCGCGCGGTTTTCCGCAAAAAGGTTTAACCTTCCGGAAATACGATTGGACAAGCAGTCCTGCCATTGAATACGCCCTTTTTCCGGATAAGCCGCATATTGAAACCTTCGACAATTTTAATATGCGTACCGGCAGCATAGACTGGAACACCGTCCATGCCCGCGATGATATTATGCAAACGGGAGTTAAAGATTTAGCCATTGAAACCATGGCCACCAACACTTGCTTGGTCTATTTAAACGGACAATACTGGGGCGTTTACCACCTGCGCGAAAAACAAGACGACCAATATTTAGCCAATAATACAGGGGTAAATCCTGATTCAGTTGATTTAATTCGGTACGATTACGAAGTAATGGAAGGCTCGGAACAAGGATTTTTACAGCTATACAACTTTATTTCTAATAACAATATGGCCGACCCCGAAATGTTTGCCCAAGCAGGCCAAATGGCCGATTTAGAAAACTGGGCTGACTATTTTATATCCGAAACTTATTATGCTAATATTGACTGGTTAGGTTGGTATGTAAATAATATAAAAATTTGGCGACCCCAAACCCCAAATGGCCGCTGGCGTTATATTTTGTGGGATACCGATTTAGGAATGGGCTGCCCATCCGGAGGGTGGTACGGGTACGATATGCTTGGATTGGCTATTTTTCAGGCGGCAAACCGCCACAGCGAAATGATGTTGCGATTATTGCAAAATCCAATGTATGCTAATTATTTTACCAACCGCTATGCCGATTTAATGAATACTGTCTTTCAGCCCGACAATTTTAATAAAAAGGCAATAGAAAAAATTACCAATCAAATGCGCCCCGAAATGGAAAGACATTTTAAAAAATGGAATTATCCGGGGTATGAGCCTTGGGATGGCTATGGTTGGGGGGCATCTGTTGATACAACCTCGTGGAATTCCGCTATTAATGTGATGTATGATTTTACCCAATATCGGTTAGAATATGCCCGCAACTATGTGCAAAACAATATGCAGTTGTTTAATCAAGTTGAAATTGTTGTAGATGCATACCCAGCCGGAGCCGGAAAAATTAAAATTAATACCATAACACCCGCCTTGCCATTTGCGGGGGTTTATTTTGATGGCGCACCTATTACGGTTACGGCTATACCAAACCCAGGCTATACCTTTGTAAACTGGGGGGTAAATAATTTTATTGATGACCCATTAAGCAACAGTTTTACTGCAAATATTACCGAAAATACTAATTTTCAGGCGTATTTTGCCGGAGAAGCCGAATATCCCGCGCCATTAACTATTTCAGAAATTAATTACCACCCAGACGAGACACACCCATCAGGCGATTGGTTAGAACTGCATAATTACGGCGATAACCCACTTTACTTGGCCGACTGGGTGATACAAGGCGAAAAAGCTTGGGAAAAAAATATATTGCCCACGCAAATGGTGCTGCCACCCAATGGCCGGGCAGTTATTTGCCAAAATCCTAATGCCTTTGCAGCCCAATACCCCGAGGTTACCAATGTTTGGGGGCCGCTAAATTTTTCGTTAAATAATAAAGAGCAACGTTTGTTGGTGCTAAGCAATAATGCCGACACAGTAGTAAACCTAACTTATACCGATGCCGCTCCATGGCCTTGTACCCCCGATGGGTGGGGGCGCACCCTTGAGCTAACCCAACCCGATGCCAACCCTGCCTTGCCGCAAAACTGGTTCGATGGATGCGTAGGCGGCTCGCCCGGAAAGGCTTACGCTCCTTGCAACGAACTGCCCGTAGTTAGCGAGCTACACTATAACCCAGCTTTGGCTGCCAATTGCTCCGATTGGATAGAATTATTCAACGCCTCATTTGTTGATACTTTAAACCTTACTAACTGGAAACTGCGCGATGAAAATGACAACCTATATGTTTTTCCGGATAATATAACCTTAGCGCCACAAACCTTTTTGGTGTTAGCGCAAGATACAACTGCATTTAATGCAATTTACAAGGTAGCCAACTTGCCAATAACAACGCTGTTAGGGCCGCTTAAATTTGGCTTCTCCGGAAGTGGTGAAATATTGCGTTTGTTTGATGCATCGGGCATTTTACAATACTCATTATGTTATGATGATGCCGCACCTTTTCCGACCGAGCCGGATGGAAAAGGCTATACCCTGCAAATCAAAAAGGCCAAAAACAACCCAAACGACGGTAAAAACTGGATAGCGGGCTGTTATGGCGGCACACCCGGCAGCCAATACGATGCCGATTGTTGCACCGCACCGTTAGCACCCAAAAACTTGACTATCGAGGGCTTAGAAAAAATTTGCAAAAATAACACAGCTACCTACACCACCGAATTTCGCCCCTATTGGCAATACGAGTGGGTAATTACCCCGCCCGATGCCGGCACCATTACCACAGGGCAAGGCAGCCATACGGTTACAGTGTTATGGAAAAACGCTACACCCGGCAACATCGCCATAAATGTAATGGGCAAATAA
- the accC gene encoding acetyl-CoA carboxylase biotin carboxylase subunit encodes MFNKILIANRGEIALRIICTCKELGIKTVAVYSTADRDSLHVRFADEAVCIGPPASRDSYLNMPRILAAAEITNADAIHPGYGFLSENADFAEICSDLNIKFIGPTPEQIRRMGDKVTAKQTALTAGVPVVPGSDGLVPDLKTARGLAKEIGYPVIIKATAGGGGRGMRIIWNDNEFERLWNSAQAEAAAAFGNDGLYLEKYIEEPRHIEVQIVGDQYGKVVHLSERDCSIQRRHQKLVEEAPSPFVDEKLRKKMGDAAIRCAASIGYQSLGTIEFLVDKYKNFYFMEMNTRVQVEHPVTEEIINYDLIREQIMIAAGVPISGKSYMPQFHAIECRINAEDPFNDFRPSPGKITNLYTPKGYCTRVDTHIYANYVVPPYYDSMLAKVIVRGFTRDEAIAKMARALDEFIVEGIKTTIPFHQQLMKNEDFKAGNFTTAFMNTFELDYSKQPK; translated from the coding sequence ATGTTTAATAAAATACTTATTGCCAACAGAGGCGAAATAGCCCTTCGTATAATATGTACCTGCAAAGAGCTGGGTATTAAAACAGTTGCCGTTTACTCAACTGCCGACCGCGACAGCCTGCATGTGCGCTTTGCCGACGAAGCCGTTTGTATTGGCCCACCAGCAAGCCGCGACTCTTATTTAAATATGCCCCGCATATTGGCCGCCGCCGAAATTACCAACGCCGATGCTATCCATCCGGGCTATGGCTTTTTAAGCGAAAATGCCGATTTTGCCGAAATTTGTAGCGACCTCAACATAAAATTCATAGGCCCAACCCCCGAACAAATACGCCGCATGGGCGATAAAGTTACCGCCAAACAAACAGCTTTAACGGCAGGTGTGCCCGTGGTGCCCGGCTCAGACGGCTTAGTGCCCGACCTTAAAACTGCACGTGGCCTGGCAAAAGAAATTGGTTACCCAGTTATTATCAAAGCTACCGCTGGCGGCGGAGGGCGCGGTATGCGCATAATTTGGAACGACAACGAGTTTGAACGCCTTTGGAACAGCGCACAAGCCGAAGCAGCAGCAGCTTTTGGCAACGATGGCTTATATTTAGAAAAATACATTGAAGAGCCTCGACATATTGAAGTGCAAATTGTTGGCGACCAATACGGCAAAGTTGTCCACCTCTCTGAACGCGATTGCAGTATTCAACGTCGCCATCAAAAATTGGTCGAAGAAGCACCCTCGCCATTTGTCGATGAAAAATTGCGCAAAAAAATGGGCGATGCCGCCATACGGTGCGCGGCCTCTATTGGCTACCAAAGCCTTGGAACTATTGAGTTTTTGGTGGACAAATACAAAAACTTTTATTTTATGGAAATGAATACCCGCGTTCAGGTTGAGCACCCGGTTACCGAAGAAATTATTAACTACGACCTGATACGCGAACAAATAATGATTGCTGCCGGCGTACCTATTTCCGGAAAATCTTATATGCCACAATTCCATGCCATAGAATGCCGCATTAATGCCGAAGACCCCTTTAACGACTTCAGGCCATCGCCCGGAAAAATTACCAATCTTTACACCCCCAAAGGCTACTGCACCCGCGTTGACACCCATATTTATGCCAACTATGTTGTACCACCCTACTACGACTCAATGCTGGCAAAGGTAATTGTGCGGGGCTTTACCCGAGACGAGGCTATTGCTAAAATGGCACGCGCACTCGACGAATTTATAGTTGAAGGTATAAAAACTACTATACCGTTTCATCAACAACTTATGAAAAACGAAGATTTTAAAGCCGGCAATTTTACCACCGCCTTTATGAACACCTTTGAACTTGATTACAGCAAACAACCAAAATAA
- the accB gene encoding acetyl-CoA carboxylase biotin carboxyl carrier protein, with translation MDFDQIKALIELLNANNIGELKINNGDFKIILRSNAYVDAMFKPETTVMTAAPQQMPAYFPFAATNAMAPPTQTTAGTNNNNAASSSPNQTPSSEEAKGNTVIIRSPMVGTFYRRPKPDQDPFVKVGDEIKPMDVVCTIEAMKLFNEITSDISGRIVKVFPDDKSPVDFDAPLFEVEPS, from the coding sequence ATGGATTTTGATCAAATTAAAGCCCTAATTGAGCTATTAAATGCCAACAATATTGGCGAACTTAAAATTAATAATGGTGATTTTAAAATAATACTGCGCAGCAATGCCTACGTTGATGCCATGTTTAAACCCGAAACTACCGTTATGACTGCCGCTCCACAACAAATGCCAGCATACTTTCCGTTCGCTGCAACAAATGCCATGGCCCCCCCAACACAAACCACTGCCGGTACCAATAATAACAACGCCGCTTCCTCAAGTCCAAATCAAACACCTTCTTCCGAAGAGGCCAAAGGCAATACCGTAATTATTCGGTCGCCAATGGTAGGTACTTTCTACCGCCGCCCTAAACCCGACCAAGACCCATTCGTTAAAGTTGGCGACGAAATTAAGCCAATGGATGTAGTTTGTACCATAGAAGCAATGAAACTCTTTAATGAAATTACTTCAGACATTAGTGGGCGTATTGTTAAAGTTTTTCCGGATGATAAAAGCCCTGTTGATTTTGATGCCCCCTTATTTGAAGTAGAGCCATCCTAA